In Trueperaceae bacterium, a genomic segment contains:
- a CDS encoding diadenylate cyclase, translating to MLRDVRIFSDAFLAARGVDGATLSHVTRIALELAREGREGRKIGALFTVDDHPAVLARSRPLILDPLKGHPDEDKVVTDANVRETLKELAQLDGAFVISGDGVAVAAARYLSASAEGVVLPMGLGSRHVAAASITLRTDAVAVVVSESSMVRIFDDGELVREIVPDVWLFERLTPSAGRTRDDGGDGGAARGDA from the coding sequence ATGCTGCGCGACGTCCGCATCTTCAGCGACGCCTTCCTGGCCGCGCGGGGCGTGGACGGCGCCACCCTGAGCCACGTCACCCGCATCGCCCTCGAGTTGGCGCGCGAGGGCCGCGAGGGCCGCAAGATCGGGGCGTTGTTCACCGTCGACGACCACCCCGCCGTCCTCGCCCGTTCGCGCCCGCTGATCCTCGATCCGTTGAAGGGCCACCCGGACGAGGACAAGGTCGTGACCGACGCGAACGTGCGCGAGACGTTGAAGGAACTCGCGCAACTCGACGGCGCCTTCGTGATCTCCGGCGACGGGGTCGCGGTCGCCGCGGCGCGCTACCTCTCGGCCAGCGCCGAGGGCGTCGTGCTGCCCATGGGGTTGGGGAGTCGCCACGTCGCGGCGGCCTCCATCACGCTGCGCACCGACGCGGTCGCCGTCGTCGTGTCGGAATCGAGCATGGTGCGCATCTTCGACGACGGCGAACTGGTCCGCGAGATCGTGCCCGACGTGTGGCTGTTCGAGCGGTTGACGCCGTCCGCGGGGCGCACCCGCGACGACGGGGGCGACGGCGGAGCGGCCCGCGGTGACGCCTGA
- a CDS encoding quinate 5-dehydrogenase, producing the protein MTPERPPAGRDAGRPLRVVSVSLGAPARDAVRETTLLGRRVRLERIGTNGDVRAAAATFARLAGTVDAFGLGGTDLELRVAGRRYRIRESVRLARHAGTTPVVCGAGLKDTLERWVPARLEGRIALDGARVLLPSAVDRWGLAEALRDAGARLTIGDLAFLLGVPHRMHDLDAFARVVRVLAPPVVRLPIGWIYPTGAKQGTTDAGWRRRWFDDADVVAGDWHLVRRFAPTDLHGRTILTNTTTAADLDDLGARGVRAVVTTTPRLDGRSLPTNLLEAAFTAIAGRHPLPRADLAAMVAEADLAPDVWTPPPQRASGGVGA; encoded by the coding sequence GTGACGCCTGAACGACCCCCCGCCGGGCGGGACGCGGGGCGTCCCCTGCGGGTCGTCAGCGTCTCGTTGGGCGCTCCGGCGCGCGACGCGGTCCGCGAGACGACGCTGCTCGGGCGGCGGGTCCGGCTGGAACGCATCGGCACGAACGGCGACGTCCGCGCCGCCGCGGCGACGTTCGCGCGCCTCGCGGGCACCGTCGACGCGTTCGGGCTCGGGGGCACCGACCTCGAGCTGCGGGTCGCGGGCCGCCGCTACCGGATCCGCGAAAGCGTCCGCCTCGCGCGCCACGCCGGCACGACGCCGGTCGTGTGCGGCGCCGGCCTGAAGGACACCCTGGAGCGGTGGGTGCCGGCCCGGCTCGAGGGCCGCATCGCGCTCGACGGGGCGCGGGTGCTGCTGCCCTCCGCCGTCGACCGCTGGGGGTTGGCCGAGGCGTTGCGCGACGCCGGCGCACGGTTGACGATCGGCGACCTGGCGTTCCTGTTGGGCGTCCCCCACCGCATGCACGACCTCGACGCGTTCGCGCGGGTCGTGCGGGTCCTCGCGCCCCCGGTCGTCCGCCTCCCGATCGGGTGGATCTACCCCACCGGCGCGAAGCAGGGCACGACCGACGCGGGGTGGCGCCGCCGCTGGTTCGACGACGCGGACGTCGTCGCGGGCGACTGGCACCTGGTGCGGCGCTTCGCCCCGACCGACCTGCACGGCCGCACGATCCTGACGAACACGACGACCGCCGCGGACCTCGACGACCTCGGTGCGCGCGGCGTCCGCGCGGTCGTGACGACCACCCCCCGGCTGGACGGGCGTAGCCTCCCGACGAACCTGCTGGAGGCGGCGTTCACGGCGATCGCGGGACGCCATCCCCTCCCCCGCGCCGACCTCGCGGCGATGGTGGCGGAGGCGGACCTGGCGCCGGACGTGTGGACGCCGCCCCCGCAGCGTGCGTCAGGGGGCGTCGGCGCGTAG